Proteins encoded by one window of Arabidopsis thaliana chromosome 2, partial sequence:
- the ELF4-L3 gene encoding ELF4-like 3 (ELF4-like 3 (ELF4-L3); CONTAINS InterPro DOMAIN/s: Protein of unknown function DUF1313 (InterPro:IPR009741); BEST Arabidopsis thaliana protein match is: ELF4-like 4 (TAIR:AT1G17455.2); Has 149 Blast hits to 148 proteins in 34 species: Archae - 0; Bacteria - 0; Metazoa - 0; Fungi - 0; Plants - 148; Viruses - 0; Other Eukaryotes - 1 (source: NCBI BLink).): protein MEGDTISRMMGSGVQMDGKILQTFEKSFVQVQNILDHNRLLINEINQNHESKIPDNLGRNVGLIRELNNNVRRVAHLYVDLSNNFSKSMEASSEGDSSEGRGNRRIRPA from the coding sequence ATGGAGGGAGACACAATATCTAGGATGATGGGAAGTGGAGTTCAAATGGATGGGAAGATTCTTCAAACGTTTGAGAAAAGTTTTGTTCAAGTGCAAAACATATTGGACCACAACAGATTGCTTATAAACGagataaaccaaaaccatgaGTCCAAAATCCCGGACAACCTCGGACGAAACGTCGGTTTGATCCGAGAATTGAACAATAACGTGAGAAGGGTTGCTCATCTTTATGTCGATCTTTCCAACAACTTCTCCAAATCCATGGAAGCTTCTTCTGAAGGAGACTCATCAGAAGGACGAGGTAACAGAAGAATCAGGCCTGCTTAA